One stretch of Pigmentiphaga aceris DNA includes these proteins:
- a CDS encoding uracil-DNA glycosylase: MSKQNELFGDMPAESAGVGKAKSSEAPASGAQTIVQTVKHTQPNTSSNRLVQPLASFIPKLPADWADALAPVLQGDAFDKLAAHVDACVARGTSVYPADPFHALRLTPLSSVRVLILGQDPYHGPDQAQGLAFSVPTAAKRPPSLRNIFNEIAAEFGGVPGSFDNDLTRWAKQGVLLLNTVLTVEDGAPASHAKRGWERITDAVIEQVAQHAPTAFLLWGAHAQSKRALIPADHGHLVLTSNHPSPLSARRPPEPFLGCGHFAKVDDWLQSRNESPIAWR; the protein is encoded by the coding sequence ATGAGCAAACAGAACGAATTGTTCGGCGACATGCCGGCAGAAAGTGCCGGCGTGGGCAAGGCAAAATCCAGTGAAGCACCAGCCAGTGGTGCGCAAACCATCGTGCAAACTGTCAAGCACACACAGCCCAACACAAGCAGCAATCGTCTGGTGCAACCGCTTGCCAGCTTCATTCCCAAGCTGCCCGCCGACTGGGCCGACGCGCTTGCCCCGGTCTTGCAAGGCGATGCGTTCGACAAGCTTGCCGCCCACGTCGATGCCTGCGTGGCGCGCGGCACAAGCGTCTACCCGGCCGACCCCTTTCACGCTCTGCGACTGACTCCGCTGTCCTCGGTCCGTGTGTTGATCCTCGGCCAAGATCCGTATCACGGCCCCGATCAGGCCCAAGGCCTGGCGTTTTCAGTCCCGACTGCCGCCAAGCGCCCACCCAGTCTGCGCAACATCTTCAACGAAATCGCTGCCGAATTCGGCGGGGTGCCAGGGTCCTTCGACAACGACCTGACCCGCTGGGCCAAGCAGGGAGTGCTGTTGCTGAACACCGTACTGACAGTTGAAGACGGTGCCCCCGCATCCCACGCCAAACGCGGTTGGGAACGCATCACCGACGCCGTCATCGAGCAGGTGGCGCAACACGCACCCACCGCTTTCCTGTTGTGGGGCGCACATGCGCAATCCAAACGCGCATTGATTCCCGCCGATCACGGACATCTTGTCCTGACTTCGAACCACCCGTCACCCCTGTCGGCACGCCGTCCGCCCGAACCCTTCCTGGGTTGCGGGCACTTTGCCAAGGTTGACGACTGGCTGCAAAGCCGGAACGAGTCGCCGATCGCCTGGCGATAG
- a CDS encoding YjgN family protein, whose protein sequence is MQENQALAPRPAADALPRDVSTDLSAELPIRFTGSGSEYFRIWIVNLLLSILTLGIYSAWAKVRRLKYFYGNTLIDGAPLDYHGTPIAILKGRIVAAVLLAIWMGVQQFGSLELIGGVFLVGLAILPLLLVRSLRFQYFNTSYRGVRFGFGGTTLRAYMVFLLWPLLLFPGVALSFVSIYLIPVVILVVPFAHQQLRKYLHDGVRYGNLPGSMHAGVGAFYLIYLFTVLIVIGALVGAGLVVAAIPGLVRSVNATVASLGGDIGLGAGVLALMVAIALGAMLIFVLIAGPFFVVRIRNLVWNRSRLGEHQFRSRAKVLPFIWIAVSNFVLIVCTFGLFTPAAQIRKARYLIQTMALVPKGSLDEVVAVQQDRVNAVGQETADLFDIDVAL, encoded by the coding sequence ATGCAAGAAAACCAGGCGCTCGCACCGCGCCCGGCGGCCGACGCGCTGCCTCGTGATGTTTCCACTGACTTATCCGCCGAGTTGCCCATTCGGTTCACCGGCAGCGGATCGGAATACTTCCGAATCTGGATCGTCAACCTGCTGCTGTCGATCCTCACGCTCGGTATCTACTCGGCCTGGGCCAAGGTCCGGCGACTCAAATACTTCTACGGCAACACCTTGATCGACGGTGCGCCGCTGGATTATCACGGCACCCCCATCGCCATCCTGAAAGGGCGCATCGTCGCCGCCGTGTTGCTGGCAATCTGGATGGGCGTGCAGCAGTTCGGCAGCCTGGAACTGATCGGTGGCGTATTCCTCGTCGGCCTGGCGATCTTGCCGCTGCTGCTGGTGCGCTCGCTGCGCTTCCAGTACTTCAACACCAGCTATCGGGGTGTCCGCTTCGGGTTTGGCGGCACCACCTTGCGCGCCTACATGGTGTTCCTGTTGTGGCCGCTGCTGCTGTTCCCCGGGGTGGCGCTGTCCTTCGTCTCTATCTACCTGATCCCGGTGGTGATCTTGGTCGTGCCGTTTGCGCACCAGCAGCTGCGCAAATATCTACATGACGGCGTGCGTTACGGCAACCTGCCCGGCAGCATGCACGCCGGTGTCGGCGCGTTCTACCTTATCTACCTGTTCACGGTGCTTATCGTGATCGGTGCCTTGGTCGGTGCAGGCTTGGTGGTTGCCGCCATCCCCGGCTTGGTCCGATCGGTCAATGCAACCGTCGCATCGCTGGGTGGCGATATTGGCCTGGGAGCAGGTGTGCTGGCACTGATGGTGGCGATTGCGCTGGGGGCGATGCTGATCTTCGTGCTGATTGCCGGTCCGTTCTTTGTTGTGCGCATCCGCAATCTGGTGTGGAATCGCAGCCGCCTTGGCGAGCACCAGTTCCGCTCGCGCGCCAAGGTCTTGCCCTTCATCTGGATTGCCGTTTCCAACTTCGTGCTGATCGTCTGCACGTTTGGTCTGTTCACCCCGGCTGCGCAAATCCGCAAGGCCCGCTACCTGATACAGACCATGGCGCTGGTGCCAAAGGGTTCGCTCGATGAAGTCGTTGCCGTACAGCAGGACCGTGTCAACGCGGTCGGCCAGGAAACCGCCGATCTCTTCGACATCGACGTCGCGTTGTGA
- a CDS encoding M48 family metallopeptidase: protein MSSTPTPGMLAAADHEPGGTGLPPGASANLPPSGLGSAPSGAPPSPPHDLLPNPGGQIEGFYFDGVQSRRHVVIITVGADAISIRGQSVDRTDAWSTCQVSERTRHGPRQIEFSDGARVSIPEPAAFNAALGALGKRDSIAVRMQQSWRIALISLAGCVLAVAAAYQWLLPWAAGVAADQIPRTVLIAVSDQVMETLDKYVMKPSAMPDARQARLRQRLADISQKLGPAELLFRDGGKFGANAFALPSGKIIITDQLAAMLDDEQIVGVLAHELGHVVYRHGMRAVLQNSVVALVAGWYMGDVSSLLAGSAAAYVNLHYSRDFEFEADAYGASLLRANGMSPTLLADALEKLEASHTMRRSKAGASNDAKKGGKPDADEKGSKEDTDYWSTHPGTSDRIKRLLTHEN from the coding sequence GTGTCGTCAACACCAACGCCAGGCATGCTTGCCGCCGCCGACCACGAGCCAGGCGGCACGGGCTTGCCGCCGGGTGCCTCGGCGAATCTGCCTCCAAGCGGGCTTGGAAGCGCACCTTCGGGTGCACCGCCAAGCCCGCCCCATGATCTGCTCCCAAACCCCGGGGGCCAGATCGAAGGTTTTTATTTCGACGGCGTGCAGTCCCGGCGGCATGTGGTCATCATCACCGTCGGAGCAGACGCGATCTCGATTCGGGGGCAATCCGTCGACCGGACCGATGCCTGGTCCACCTGCCAGGTTTCCGAGCGCACTCGTCACGGCCCGCGACAGATCGAGTTCAGTGATGGCGCACGTGTCTCGATCCCCGAGCCTGCCGCGTTCAACGCGGCCCTGGGGGCCTTGGGCAAACGAGATTCCATCGCCGTGCGCATGCAGCAGTCTTGGCGTATTGCACTGATATCGCTGGCAGGCTGCGTGCTGGCTGTCGCCGCCGCGTATCAATGGCTGTTGCCCTGGGCAGCGGGCGTCGCCGCCGACCAGATTCCGCGCACGGTGCTGATTGCAGTCAGTGACCAGGTCATGGAAACGCTTGACAAATACGTCATGAAGCCAAGCGCTATGCCAGACGCCCGGCAGGCGCGCCTGCGTCAGCGGCTGGCGGATATTTCCCAGAAACTGGGTCCGGCTGAACTATTGTTCCGCGACGGGGGCAAATTCGGTGCGAATGCGTTTGCGTTGCCGTCCGGCAAGATCATCATCACCGACCAGCTTGCTGCCATGCTGGACGATGAACAGATCGTCGGCGTCCTGGCGCACGAACTTGGCCACGTCGTCTACCGCCACGGCATGCGCGCCGTGTTGCAGAACAGCGTGGTGGCCCTGGTGGCCGGTTGGTACATGGGCGACGTCAGCTCCTTGCTGGCCGGCTCTGCCGCCGCCTACGTCAACCTGCACTATTCACGCGACTTCGAGTTCGAAGCCGATGCCTACGGTGCCAGTCTGCTGCGCGCCAACGGCATGTCGCCCACCTTGCTGGCAGACGCCCTTGAAAAGCTCGAAGCCAGTCATACGATGCGCCGATCCAAGGCCGGCGCATCCAATGACGCGAAAAAGGGTGGCAAGCCAGACGCGGACGAGAAGGGCTCCAAGGAAGACACTGATTACTGGTCCACCCACCCCGGAACCTCGGATCGCATCAAGCGTCTGCTGACCCACGAGAACTGA